A genomic segment from Corylus avellana chromosome ca5, CavTom2PMs-1.0 encodes:
- the LOC132181765 gene encoding uncharacterized protein LOC132181765 has protein sequence MVSDQVEAAKSANHGRQEEGQRVRQRPLVRWSLPPPEFVKCNWDAAIDLAGKRMGVGIVIRNHVGEVVAAQCSTRPYIVDPMTAEAIAVWTVALFIRSLGVENVKLEGDSLRVVRGLQGDEKCWASVGHLLDDTKLTLGSCRSWQVVHVWREANSVTDKLAKTALQLIEEHQWRGSIPLCIRDIVMAENV, from the coding sequence ATGGTTTCTGACCAAGTTGAGGCAGCAAAATCTGCAAACCATGGCAGACAAGAGGAAGGTCAGCGAGTTCGCCAACGACCACTGGTACGCTGGAGCTTGCCACCACCAGAATTTGTGAAGTGCAACTGGGATGCAGCGATTGATTTAGCAGGGAAAAGGATGGGTGTGGGGATAGTAATCAGAAATCATGTTGGTGAGGTGGTTGCAGCACAATGCTCTACTAGGCCCTATATTGTTGATCCCATGACAGCAGAAGCTATCGCGGTATGGACAGTGGCTCTTTTCATTCGGAGTCTTGGTGTGGAGAACGTTAAACTTGAAGGGGACTCCCTTAGGGTGGTACGGGGACTGCAAGGAGATGAGAAGTGTTGGGCATCGGTGGGACACCTGCTAGACGACACGAAGTTGACTCTGGGAAGTTGTCGGTCCTGGCAAGTTGTTCATGTCTGGAGAGAAGCAAATTCGGTAACGGATAAGTTGGCTAAGACAGCATTACAGCTGATTGAGGAACACCAATGGAGGGGTTCCATCCCTTTATGCATTCGTGATATTGTTATGGCTGAAAACGTTTGA